Part of the Drosophila kikkawai strain 14028-0561.14 chromosome 3L, DkikHiC1v2, whole genome shotgun sequence genome is shown below.
actgtttacattatttatcaacgatctgcccgaagttttgaccaactccggAGTACATGTATAATTAtaacgatgctacttgccaatcagacttacagacagatcttaacaattttcaaacatggtgctgcgtgaacttattaaacttaaacggctctaagtgcaagctaatgacattctcccgtgtcactcctaagcctgcaacttatacgctaaacggctgctctttggaaaaaattaatatagttgatgatttaggtgtccgtcttTATCCTtaacttgactttatcgatcatatttcgtgcatggtgaataaagccaagggtgtgcttggtttcattaaacgctggtcgaaggaattcaatgcaGTGATGTCATTTCCGCTTTTTTCCCGTCAAATTCAGCTGTTTTTGAAGTATGATTgctggaaaatttttaaaacagcgGGCAGCGGGAATTCCagcttttttagaaaattgagatgcttttttcttaattttaattttaatgcattttaagtgctgttttaaatgtgtttattgtttcaaatttatattgcaacattatctatatatatgtcggagataaccgttCTTTAATCCCACCGTAGTCGAGCTAGccagttctgttcgcctgcgcagtcaaatcgtatctgtcatcacgccacttttcctgtggccctttcaccttttcttacttttcactcataCGTCAAttctagacaatctcaagctgtctctgtcactctctcctattgtttcgacagacgaacagacctcactcagtaacatacagtcttctgtccttgtcctgttaccgactcaactgtcattgcgcctgcgcgccagcgacacctacagggctaccaatacctgagcatgccgaataattctgttgcaacaagcattccaaatttgcacttatcAACTAACTTTCCGACATATACTTAAATCGAATAACATCATGCAAAAGTCCACACCTATATTTGGCGCGTCTTCCATGATGCCGTTACGGCATTATGATGACATAAAACTAATCCCAATGCAAAATGTCGACGACACTGTTAGCTTTTGGAATGAAGTGCTAACTTACAAGGACAGTGGCGGAAACGTTTTAAGGGACAGGCATTAGTTGCATTAGAAACGCTGACCCTTCCCTGGTCAAATGCCGAGGTTTTTCGGGTGTTCAGCCAAATTAAAGCCTAGTAGTACTAggctagtactctgacgacgaaaatccgctgtaacatgTGTTATAGCAGAATCGCTGAATATTTTGCTCTgtaaccagtgtgaccaaaaaaattaaggaaaagccatgaaacgtcatgaaaatgtaccttttatggcgttttgggcttttctttggtcacactggacagtaAACTGTAAAcgaatttgttaattaatatggCATAAAAACgccctttgtgggttaaatcccATATAATGGTCTTCGCCTTGACAGCCCTtatcaatgccacttttttccttgaactttcctTCCATTAGGAGTGtcagaataaataaaatgaattattgcaATAGCACCATATCAGCTGTTTGctctcttgatctggcaacgccattcaattttcgcaggtaACATTTTCGTCATCAGAGTACCGGCAAAATCGACGAGgcaaaaagttcttcttcttccttttttcacagAGTCTTTtttatggagtttggccgctatcacaattgttacagcggattttcgtcgtcagattaggcctaaacaaacaaaaagtggtttttaaaaaatcagcttttttcttagtttttttctgtattaaaTTCCgcttttttcagctttttttttttttgttaatccagctttttttgctaaaaaaaatgacatcactgattcaatgacccctatgttacaaaaacgttatatacttcacttgttcgtcctatcttagaatacggatcctgcgtttggagccctcagtatggcgtccatagtaaacgcatagaatcggttcaaaagaacttcttacttttcgctttacgcggtttaaactgggatgcaaaccagaggttaccgtcttattctagtagactcttactaattaacttaccctccttatctaatcgtagaaccatgctaagtattacattcttatacaacttaatcggtggtgacgtggaaagtactgacttgcgcGGTCAgttaaattttcacgtaccaataggaaacactagatcctttttaccattagttttgccccactgtagaacatcctttgaactgcataaaccctttagagtcctctgtgaaAATTATAACGAGTTGTACACgataatatctaacgttgatagcctcccaaaactaaaaacttcaatcttgACCTACTtagtacgcatgcaagcaaccaatccggcaatacgccagtagtagtttccccgcatccttttttttaagtccttcgcgtttactaattgctaacagaacaagcacgtgcttggtgtcgcaagttccacttgatatgtactgtacatagtgcatcaacgtcttgcatacaaaaaaaaattcgtttCGCGAAGAGGGTGCCCTCGACAAGTTCAGTCGGACAATGGGAAAACCTTTTTGGTGCAGCCGCAGTGCTTTCACGTGAATTTCTGCAAGCTGTCAAGGAGTCTGTGACGAATGCTTATAGTCACCAGGAACTCCTTTGGCAATTCATACCCCCAGGAGCCCCGCAAATGGGAGGATTGTGGGAAGCTGGAGTTAACAGCTTCAAGACGCTGTTTTATAAATCCACAGCCACTCGCAAGTATACGTTCGAAGAACTTTCCACActgctggccaagattgaGGCCTGTTTGAATTCGCGTCCACTCGCCCCGATGTCCGAAGACCCCACAGACTTGTTAGCACTCACGCCAGGTCATTTTCTCGTGGGTGGACCCCTTCTCGTGACCGTCGAACCCGAAATAAAGGGTGCGTCCACTTTAATTATCAACCGGTGGCAGCACCTTAAGGCTCTTCATCAGCAATTCCGCCTGAGATGGAAGGAAGAGTACCTCAAGGAGCCCCATAAGCGAACAAAGTGGCAAGTCCCCACAAGAAATCTCGATGTGGGCGAGTTGGTTATAATCAAGGACGATAATCTGCCATCCAATGAGTGGCGGCTCGGCAGGATTGATTC
Proteins encoded:
- the LOC138928412 gene encoding uncharacterized protein — protein: MGGLWEAGVNSFKTLFYKSTATRKYTFEELSTLLAKIEACLNSRPLAPMSEDPTDLLALTPGHFLVGGPLLVTVEPEIKGASTLIINRWQHLKALHQQFRLRWKEEYLKEPHKRTKWQVPTRNLDVGELVIIKDDNLPSNEWRLGRIDSVFPGPDGHVRVVNIRTARGIVKRTP